A stretch of DNA from Ranitomeya variabilis isolate aRanVar5 chromosome 1, aRanVar5.hap1, whole genome shotgun sequence:
GGTGGCTATCACGTATATCAGACGAGATTCGGAACTGGCTGCTCTTTCCTGTTGTTCTCCTTTTCTCGTTATCCATCAGGACAAAGTAGTCCTCAGACCGGTTCCTTTCAAAACCCTTTAAACATCAATGTGGCTATCGTTCTATATTCCTTTTTTCCCTTCCCCAGTTAATCCCTTGGAAAGGTCTCTCCACAAGTTGGATCTGGTCAGAGCTCTTCGACTAACTCTCTAGGGCAGCTTCTTTGCGGCGCTCTTACTCTTTCTTATTAATGAGAGTCATCATAAGGGTCTTCCGGCCTCAAAATCTAAAATCACATGCCTGATTTGTTCGGCTATCTTGGAGGCACATCGAGTTAATAGCAGACCACCCCATCCAGGGGTAAAGGCACACTTCATCTGGATggtgggggcctcctgggccattcgtcaCCAGGCCTCTGCATCTCAAATTTGTAAGGCAGCTACCTGATCTTTCCTTCACACTTTTGTAAGGTTTTACCGATTACATACTTATGCTTCGGCAGATGCCAGCTTTGGAAGAAAGGTTGTGCAGAAAGCGGTCATCCACTGTCTGACCAGAGTTTTCCAAAGTTATTTTATTCCCTCCCTTGGGACTGCTTTAGGGTGTCCCATGTTTACCTGTGTCccacaatgaagcgataaagatggatttttggtactcaccatgAAATCTCTttgttggagccttcattgggggacacagcaccctccctgtttgtGCCTATGTGCCTTCGGTTGggacttttttattgttttgctttcTATGGTTCCTTCCCCTACTGCTTTTTCATATTCATATAGAAATGCCCTAACTAgaaattttattattaaaaaccGAGGCGGACTCGAAAGTGAAaacaaaaaaagacacaaaaggtgctcaaaaccaaaacCAAATGCCCTTAACCTAAAAGGGGATTACTAGAAGACCCTAGCAAGAGGCTATGTATAgacccctacctgactgcggaggttggcgccctatggggaaacgttgtggcgcccccgctcaacgatggctgaccctgcaCGCCCTAATGTGACCTGCAGCCACTAGTGAGACCCCTACCCACAGGCTAAAGGGTCCTCTATCACTATACAAAGAACATCTAAGCTAGGGAAAAACTAGGTCCCCAGTGAGTATAAAAACATAGTATGAACACATGGCAGGTATAAATGGTGCAGTACCGTTCCGTTGATGAACACGTCTATTCCAGCCAGAGTGATATACACAAATAAAACGTTTGTTGAATATTCCACCTATTAACCCCACAAGGGGAACCAAAAACTCAGATACTAAGGAGACCCCTCTTATATTTAATCTTGATAATTAATAAGACAGTATAGGTCTCCTGCAGGTACCACCAGTACTAATGCCAGGCATGTACTGCATGAAAAGGATAATAATCAGTGGAATAGGTGAGAAACAATACTCATCTCTGGTCGTGTTGACGGTAACTCTTTACCCGCCatgggcgaaacgcgttgaggcgtcttTAAGTTATGGCGGGTAAAGATGTTCTTTGTATAGTGATAGAGGACCCTTTTTTGTTTTCACGGTCGAGTTCGCCTCggtttttaataataaaatttcTAGTTAGGGCATTTCTATATGAATATAAATTATTCCCCCGTGctacaatatttttttctttttgagcacCCTACTGCTTTTTCACTAACTGACAAGCTTTGTGTCTGtcggtgtgtgtatactgctgaggAGGTGCCAATTTTTTTTGCCTAGTTACAGCAGCATACATCCGTGGTTACCAGTGTCcctcaatgaaggctccaagaaagattttacggtgagtaccaatacTCCATCTTTTCTCTTTAGGacttctctcatgtctaacaagatttaATTTATTTACAAAAGATTTCAAACATTCTGGACATGaacacggcttctctcctgtgtgacttcactCGTGTCTCACAAGACCAGATTTATCTGTAAAGCATTTCTAACAGAGTGAACATGAATAcagattatattttttattattatagcgccatttattccatggcgctttacatgtgaggaggggtatacataataaaaaaagtacaataatcttaaacaatacaagtcacgactggtgcaggaggagagaggaccctgcccgcgagggctcacaatctacaagggatgggcgagAATACAGTACATGAGATTCTCTCAATAGTGAGTTCTTTGATGTTTAACAAGTTGTGATTTCTCTGTAAAGCATTTTCTACATTGTAAACACGAAAAAGGTTTTACCCcgctgtgaattctttgatgtttaaTAAGATTTGATTTATCACGAAacaatttcccacattctgaacatgaatatggagtctctcctgtatgaattctctgatgtctagtaAGACTTGATTTATCTGTGAAGGACTtcacacattctgaacatgaaaatggcttttctccagtgtgaattttctgatgtataGTAACACTCCCTTTAcctgtaaagcatttcccacattcagaacaagaatatggcttctcgcctgtgtgaattctctgatgtgcaatAAGACTCCCTTTGTCTGTAAAgcatttcccgcattctgaacatgaatatggagcctctcctgtatgaattctctgatgcctagtaaaacttgatttatctgtgaaggacttcccacattccgaacatgaatatggcttttctccagtgtgaattttctgatgtataataagactccctttatctgtaaagcatttaccacattctgaacatgaatatggcttctcccctgtgtgaattcgctGATGTTTAATAAGACTTCCTTTTTCTGTGAAGGCCTTCCCACagtttgaacatgaaaatggcttttctcctgtgtgaattctctgatgtataacaaattttgttttatttgtaaagcatttcccacattctgagcagcaGTATGTCTTTTCTCCTTTTTGCTTTCTTTGTGTTAAAATATCTGAGCTTTTAGTAATTTGCTTGTCACCCTGAAATCTTGTATTCACTTTATCACCCGGAATTGTGGTAACAATGCAAGATTGCTCAAGAGAGGGTTCCCCATGATTAGGAGGATTATAAGAAAGTGAAGTACTGTGAAGTCCAGGAGGTCCATGAAGGGTAATGAGGTTTTCTCCATTAGAGTGCTTCCTCATATCTTCTTTTTTACAATTTGGTGATAATCTGTTAGTCTCATAAGGATTTCCTATAAGGATGAAAGAGattacatgtgattttttttctacaaCACAAAGggatttttaaatttattttatggAGCTCACAATGAAGACCCTCATCAGTGAAAGTACAAATAATAAGGAAGACAGCTAAATGCCATAACATTAACACAAAGACGGGTAAAGAGAATAACACTTAtaaattggtaaaaatggcacaagTCTGGGGTGGCGGAAATTAGCACCTAaacaattcttaaagggaacctgccatcagGATTTAACCCTTAATGTACCACCAGTGTCATTTCAATCTCTCAAGCTTCCCGTCATGCCCTTAGTGTAGAAAGTGTCCACACAATTAAAAATAGGGCTTTAATCTCTTCATaccgttttcaccttcatgactcaGTCAAATTTTAGAATTCTATAGACTATCACTTTATGtgtttatagctctggaacgcttcaatgaatcccactgattttgagacagatttttcgtgacatgttgtgttatgatccggtggccttggagcaggatgagacgtactctggagaaggtggtacctgtaccgaccgcaaaccctgaacttaacaccacaactagcagtagccgtgggatgtacctaacaatcctagacacctcaacacagccggaggactaaatacccctatagatagaaaagggaaaactatcttgcctcagagaaaatccccaaaggatagacagccccccacaaatattgactgtgagaggagaggaaaaaacatacgcagactgaaaacaggatttagcaaaggaggccactctggctaaatagcaaggataggacagaatactatgcggtcagtattaaaacactagaaaatatccaccacagaaaatacaaaaactccacatctaactaaagatatggagggtatatctgcatctccagagattccagcttgctgaataaatccttacacagactaagctggacaagaaaaaaacattggaaagcactgaactgtaaggcccacagcatgtggaatgCAGAAacaaaagccagaacttatctttgctggtttgggcagcagagcaggagaaaccagacagagatgtgaatcctccaagaacaatggacaactggcaaggattaatggatcctgcaaacctaaatacccagcaagccagcaataagcagggacacctgagcagaattacaatccatggacaactgcattaccagcagcaaccaccgcagggaacccaagagcagaattcccaaCAATGTTGTACTTCACGATGCTTGTAACATTTctttaatatgacttgcgtttatttgtggagaaaaaaaatggacttttggggaaaattttggaacttttgcaattttaaaacttttaatttttatgcccttaaatcagagtgttaggtcacacatctatatatataattgtctaaggggtacttccgtctttctgtctgcaacttccgtcacggaaaaaacccgcgtcgctgattggtctcggcagctgcctgtcatggctgccgcgaccaatcagcgacgggcacagtccgattagtccctcccctactcccctgcagtcactgcccggcacccactccataatccccttcccctccagtcaccgctcacacagggttaatggcagcagtaacgggcCGTggagtaacgcactccgttaccgctgctattaaccctgtgtgcccccaactatttactattgacgctgcctatgcagcgtcaatagtaaaaatatgtcatgttaaaaataataataaaaaaaaaacctgctatactcaccatccgccgcctttccctctcctcgcgacgctccggtgaccgctccatgcaagcggcaggttccggtcccaaggatggtatgccagaaggaccttccatgacgtcaaagtcatgtgaccgcgacgtgatcacaggccctgcgagaaggaccttccatgacgtcacggtcatgtgaccgcgacgtcatcgcaggtcctgcgctcataccaaccctgggaccggaagctgacgcgtgcaccgcacacagggccaggacttcaacgggccttcggagggtgagtatatgtttattttttattttaactctgtatactacgtggctctgtgctgtatactccgtcgctgtgcaatatactacgtggctgggcattatactacgtacgtagctgggcaatatactacgtacgtggctgggcaatatactacgcgactgggcaatatactacgtgactgggcaatatactacgtggctgggcaatagctgggcaatatactacgtgactgggcaatatactacgtgactgggcaatatactacgtggctgggcaatatactacgtcgacatgcatattctagaatacccgatgcgttagaatcgggccaccatctagtagttaataaataacatttcccatatttcTACTTTACATTAACACAATATTTGAAACATAACTAAATGGTTAGGAAGgtggaagggttaaaagttgatcagtgatttctcattattaccacaaagtttacaaaaccatttttattttagagaccacatcacatttgaagtgactttgaggggtctgtatgacagaaTATACTCAAAAGTGCCAcgagtctaaaaactgcacccctcaagttgcttaaaatcacattcaataagtttattaacccttcggatgCTTTGCAGAAcctaaagcaatgtagaaggaaaaaaattaacattttactttaacaaaaatgttactttagacccattttttattttcacaagggtaacagaagaaaattgatcccaaaatatgttgtgcaatttctcccatacatggggaaaactactgtttgggtgcatggcatggctcagaagggaaggatcgtcatttgacttttggagaacaAAATTGGCTGGGaccattagcagatgccatgtcgcatttggagtgcccaaacagtggaaacccccccacaagttacctCATTTTCCAAATTAGAacactcaaggaatttatctagaattgtggtgagcaccttgaacccacaagtgcttcacatcaTTTTATAACGTTAaattgtgaaaatggaaaaaaaaaattcctacaaaaatgttgttttaactataatttttttttcattttcatcagTATTGCAGGAGAAAGTgggccccaaaatttgttttgcaatttctcctaagtatactGATAtggcatatgtgggggaaaactactcttGAGACAGAATGCAAACCTCAGAAGGGAAGAAtcatcatattggagttcagattttgctgcaatggtttgagggtgccttgtcacactggcagagccacttagatgccagaacagcagaatcaccCCATATGTGACCCTATGTTACAAACTACAACTCTCAATGTATTAATCTAGgggagcagtgatcatattgacacatgtgcctcacagaactttataccattgggctgtgaagaaaaaataattacatttttgcaacaaaaatgttgttatagacccaaattttacattttcataaggggaaatgggtaaaaaaagggcaccaaaatttgtcacgcaatttctgctgaacgtggaaatAACCCATATGTAGCTTTACATTACTGCTTAGTCAtacggcgagactcaggagggatggGGTATGGATATAACTAGGGATCACCTTCACAAAATAATTTTATTTCTCTGGACACAAAAAAAAGACATATGTAAACAccataatataaaaacatttaaaataccagAAAGGCTCACTAGAAACACCTGACCAAATAaggtcctccccaggacatagataaAGGGACAGCATCAAACACAATAGTCAATTTCAATGTTATTTGTCAATATTAATATAGGTATtgtaaggattgtactcactcaggtgcgtaggaggaaacaggaggcacattcttttcaacgtccatgtgggtttatttgcttcataaaccatcaagtcagcaacaaaaaggtaaacagtctttacatcaggcCGACACAGTATCAATGTCTATAGCAGAGCTCTGCTCTGGCCTGTAGgtacacaggctgtgcaatgtccagcactctcaagacacagaccactctgtagtgtccagccaggacacatggaagtctgtccacactagcagactcccaaacactcactcacATATGCCAAACACACCTCtattacatagttgtaaccacacccaggtacctatcacatggctagtcaggtgatcgtgacatcaccgcaggtcctcaaacacacaaccatcttaggtgttcagacacacccctttgggtgggtatgtaggtgactggacccaaccatctctccaagtcacctggaagccctcccaatgtatagtaaaaccctcagcagtagatctgctgagcaaaacacacccaggcttccatcacagggccacccacctctgtgatacataccggcTATTAATCACTTCACCATTCGCCATACCACATATCCCCCCTCTGCCTCAAATCCCAAGCCAGTTCgcggcgaacaatcagtgaagccagggccagctccaggtttttgagggccccgggcgaaagtctcacagcccacgtagcatataacacagcccacgtagtatatagcacagccatgtagtatatagcacagcccacgctgtatatagcacagcccacgtaatatatagcacagcccacgtagtaaatagcacagcccatagtatatagcacagcccatgtagcatataacacagcccacgtagtatatagcacagccatgtagtatatagcacagcccacgcagtatatagcacagcccacgtaatatatagcacagcccacgtaatatatagcacagcccacgtagtaaatagcacagcccatagtatatagcacagcccatgtagtatataacacagccacatagtatattgcacagccacgtagtatatagcacacccattGTGTGTGTGCGTTTACATGACAGTGAGGCACCCTAAGGTAATGCTCTAATAGTATCTTCCCCTGATATATTTATTTCCTGAGTCACTTTTTCAGCACATTGCACTTTGTGATTCTGCAGCTTTGCACAGCTCTCAGGGATTTCCCTATGCACATGTGAGGATTCCTCCCTGAATCTATTTCCACACTTAAGCACTTTATATTACTTGCTGCAATTTTGCAAGATTTTTTGTGTGACCTCCACCCATTGCTATATACATtgtttatttattgtttttgtatatttttattttttatatttgttatatatattttttttaacttttttctggcACAATGACAAGAATTTCAGGGAATTGCCTATATTCCTTAAGGGGAATCATTACCTTGCACATGCCATTGGTGGCACTTATATGAAATGTGTTTATGGGTTTATTATACATACTGTCCTGATTCGCAGGatcaaaagaaaaattattttttctgtattgCTACTATTAGttaataaagatattattttatAATCCAGCTTGGTCTCCCTGGTGCATCCATAATACTAGTGTTTGGGTTtgttccacgtagtatatagcacagctgacacaatatataacacagcccacgtagtatatagcatagcccacgtagtatatagcacagcccatgtagtatataacacagccacaaagtatatagcacagccacatagtatattgcacagccacgtagtatattgcacagccacgtagtacatagcacagcccatgtagtatatagcacagcccacgtagtatatagcacagcccacgtagcatatagcacagcccacgcagtatatagcacagtccacgtagtatatagcacagccgatgcaatatataacagcccacttagtatatagcacagcccacgtagtatatagcacagcccacgtagtatatagcacagcccacgcagtatatagcacagtccacgcagtatatagcacagccgatgcaatatataacagcccacttagtatatagcacagcccacgtagtatatagcacagcccacgtagtatatagcacagcccacgcagtatataacacaaccgatgtagtatgtaacacagccacgtagtatatagcaaagccacgtagtatattgcacagctcacgtagtatatagcacagcccacagagtatataacacagcccacatagtatatagcaatgtgggcaccatatccctgttaaaaaaaaaaaaaaagaattaaaataaaaaatagttatatactcaccttccggcggcccccggatctagctcaggcctttagcgatgctcctcacgacgctccgttcccagtaatgccttgcggcaatagcccgtgatgatgtagcggtctcgcaagaccactacatcatctgccgcaatgtattcttgggaccggagcgtcgcgaggagcgggaaagactgccatggacgccggaaggtgagaatataatgattttttttttattattatttttttaacattatatgtttttactattgatactgcataggaagcatcaatagtaaaatgttagtcacacttacagggttaacagactgcgttacaccatcgttatgccgcggtgtaacgctgtCCGTTTAACGgagtgctaaaacgctatgtgggcgctgactggaggggagtagggaggggccaattcacagccaatcagcgacgcgggatttccgtgacagacaaacagagagacggaagtggaccttagacaattatatatatagatttatattgACAAATAATATAGAAATTGACTATTGTGTTTGATGCTGTCCCTttatctatgtcctggggaggacttTATTTGGTCAGGTGTTTCTAGTGAGCCTTTCTGGCatctataacgctgggagcgtcactctgtccgaagcctttatagactgcgcaagcgccggcacagtctagaccccacagagtgacgctcccaggagatcgcggtatgcgtaagcactgaacgcacaccgcgatctccaacggagaagcagggacgagccacaggagggtgagtatatgctatatttacctgtcccgttccaccgatgcgcgctgctcctccacatcctctgcctgtgacgttcagttcagagggcgcgataacgcgcttaatgcgcgccgccctctgactgaacagtcacagccagaggacccggaagacagagcggcgcgcagcgctggatcagggccaggtaactatagcaagtgcggGGGCCTGACTCCGGCACCAGACCCCCACAGCTCGCCGGTgttcccgcctgctcaggcccccagcaccgccgcgcacagccgcccacagccaccgcacccagcacagccacgcacagccgccgcactcagcacagccacgcacagccgcccacagccacgcacagccgccgcacccaccacagccaccgcagccagcacagccaccgcacagctgcccacagccacgcacagccgcacccaccgCACCCAGCCACgcagagccaccgcacccagcacagccgcccacagccgccgcacccagcacagccacgcacagccgccgcacccagcacagccacgcacagctgcccgcactcagcacagccacgcacagccgcccgaccccagcacagccacgcacagccgcccgaccccagcacagccacgcacagctgcccgaacccagcacagccacgcacagccgcccgcacccagcacagccacccatagcctcctgcacccagcacagctgcccacagccacgcacagccgcccgcactcagcaccgccaggcacagccgcccacacccagctcagccacgcacagccaccgcacccagcacagccgcccacagccacgcacagccgctgcacccagcacagccacccacagccgccgcacccagcacagccacgcacagctgcccgaacccagcacagccacgcacagccgcacgcacccagcacagccacgcacagctgcccaaacccagcacagccacacacagctgcccaaacccagcacagccgcccgcacccagcacagccacccacagccgcctgcacccagcacagctgcccacagccacgcacagccgcccgcactcagcaccgccacgcaaagccgcccgcacccagctcagccaccgcacccagcacagccgcccaaagccatgcacagccgctgcacccagcacagccacgcacagccacccacagcggccgcacccagcacagccaccgcacccagcacagccacgcacaaccacgcacagccgccgcacccagcacagccgccgcacccagcacagccacgcacagccgcccgaacccaggacagccacgcacagccgcccgaacccagcacagccgcccaaagccacgcacagccgcccgcactcagcaccgccacgcacagccgcccgcacccagcacagacacgcacagccgcccgcacccagcacagccatacaATACGGagcgtcatgtggggccattatacagtatggagcataatttgtggccattatacagtattgagtatcatatgtggccattatacagtatggagcatcatgtgggaccattatacagtatggagcatcatgtggggccattatacagtagggagcatcatgtgtggccattatacagtatggagcatcatgtgtggttattacagtatggagcatcatatggggccattatacagtacccaccatcatgtggggtcattatacaatatggagcatcatgtggggccattatacagtacccaGCATCATGTTGAGCCATTATACTGTTAGGAGCACTGACTTTTTTATTGGTgctattttcagacacatgacattttttgatcactttctattctgatttttgggagtcagaatgaacaataaccagcaattcagaaattgttttttttatacctttctgcatgtagtaaaattgataaggcagttctattcttcaggtcagtatgactacagcgatgccacatttatatctttttttatgttttggttctTTTACAAAAcaaactttttataaaaaaaaaaatttttgcatcgctatatattgagagctataacttattttaccgctgatggagctgtttagcggcttattttttgcaggacaagatgacgttttcagagacgctatttttttttttttttcggacggtatgatgaaaaagcattggttttttggttcttttttacagtgttcactgaaggggttaacaagtgtgaGTATTTACAGGTCGGATCGTTCCGGATGcgctgatgccaaatatgtgtgctttatttgtatgggttttttttgtttttttttaacataaaaataCTATTTCTGGCTCCAATATttataaaattatttattattttgtgatttttttttaagttgcGCGGCGCCGATCGGAGGAGAGAGGAATTCTCTCCCTGCCTTCTAAATTCTACGATTgatattgattgcagcatttagtgggttaaactgcggcaccgctcctggcagtgagagGCGGGCGTCAGCTGTGATGCTAGCGGAACACCTGGAGGGAATCGTGCGCACAGCTCCTGTATCCCAACCATGACGTCTGTATACTgcaaatgtcgtgaaggggttaaggatatgaAAATTAGAAGTataaaaattgtgatttttttcaacttttttgccaaaattctgatattttcacaaataaaaaaaaaatatcaacctaaatttaccactgacataaagtgcaatgtgtcatggaaacaatctcagaatcagtgggatcagatgaagctccagagttattacctcataaagtgacgctggtcagaactgtaaaatgtGGCCGGGTCAATAAGGTGAAAATCTGCTCGGCCACTGAGGGGTTAAGGTTGGTTTACGCTTTTTCTTCTTGCTTTATTTTTCTCTTATtctaagggctcgttcacactagTGTATAACTTGGACCAGTGTTCTACAATCTGCGGATTTATTCTCAGCTTATTTCTCCCCGAAATCTGATGCCGATCAATATAAAATCTGATGGTTACGGACATGAGGAGGAAACTATAAATGGTCGTGTGAATGGTTAACAACTGCTGAGGAAAACAACCGattgcacacagatggcacat
This window harbors:
- the LOC143793578 gene encoding uncharacterized protein LOC143793578: MRKHSNGENLITLHGPPGLHSTSLSYNPPNHGEPSLEQSCIVTTIPGDKVNTRFQGDKQITKSSDILTQRKQKGEKTYCCSECGKCFTNKTKFVIHQRIHTGEKPFSCSNCGKAFTEKGSLIKHQRIHTGEKPYSCSECGKCFTDKGSLIIHQKIHTGEKPYSCSECGKSFTDKSSFTRHQRIHTGEAPYSCSECGKCFTDKGSLIAHQRIHTGEKPYSCSECGKCFTGKGSVTIHQKIHTGEKPFSCSECVKSFTDKSSLTRHQRIHTGETPYSCSECGKLFRDKSNLIKHQRIHSGVKPFSCLQCRKCFTEKSQLVKHQRTHY